Proteins from one Chitinophaga oryzae genomic window:
- a CDS encoding ATP-binding protein, translated as MLVNPFSGNSSRSLPLADGIDDHTGFPQQKALDIITALHTSFADNKPAQVCQELLLELITLTGSEGGFMGAMEKDYYHQPYLEVQAIINIHWHTNVQQYFGSRLERGQHFTNMDTLFGKVLLEGEPVLSNHPDKDEPRYPAVFRTFLGIPVRHHGETIGMIGLVNKPGGYHPSLISLLQPIALTYGTLLHTYRSRSSRESLEMTNQQLVTELHALTSSLDDIVFELDEKLVFTRIWCNQQHLLFFPEHEILGKPMVDFVGEHANAFRQLADTLLRTGDPQYYEYADIRQEMPYWYAVKMRMMPASDSSPLRLLMFVQNITQRKRNELELRQVNADYARNIQILDITQQMALIGGWEFNLITGQVFWTRQVYTLRELPENYAAIFNDLAFYHPEDKHLLEEAQIQLLRHHQPYCIDLRHVSAKGTVKWVRTTGIPVFNHDKVTAFRGIIMDIDKQKRADIELENAARSRSEFLSVMSHEIRTPLNAIIGIAGTLQDQPSTLHRELLQNLHFSANHLLGLVNDILDLSKIEAGKVELEHIPFDLRELIQGISGNYQPLAVAKGLQMHTHTDAGIPQLVQGDPVRLGQILNNLVNNAVKFTNEGYVDLELHIESSSSNHVTIGFKITDTGIGIPPHLQDSIFDTFVQGDSATTREYGGTGLGLAITRKLVELMNSRITVESQLQEGTSFRFSVTFQVPAAQDIPAREACIDPANMLTGMQMLVVEDNKINRQVMQLQLNKTGATVTLAVNGKEAIAKMQEQAFDGIMLDLHMPEMNGYETIPWIRQLQPNAFILVLTADIMPEATEKLRQLGIRDMLPKPYKAEELYRVLNRYKK; from the coding sequence ATGCTGGTGAATCCCTTTTCTGGCAACAGTTCCAGGAGCCTTCCCTTAGCAGATGGTATAGATGACCATACCGGTTTTCCCCAACAAAAAGCACTCGATATCATCACCGCCCTGCATACCAGCTTTGCAGACAACAAACCGGCGCAGGTATGCCAGGAACTGCTGCTCGAACTGATCACCCTTACCGGCAGCGAAGGTGGTTTTATGGGCGCCATGGAAAAAGATTATTATCATCAGCCCTACCTCGAAGTACAGGCCATCATCAATATCCACTGGCATACCAACGTACAGCAATACTTCGGGTCCCGCCTCGAACGCGGACAGCATTTTACCAATATGGATACCCTTTTCGGTAAAGTGCTGCTTGAAGGGGAACCCGTACTCAGCAACCATCCCGATAAGGATGAACCCCGCTACCCGGCTGTCTTCCGGACATTTCTCGGTATACCCGTCCGTCACCATGGGGAAACCATCGGCATGATCGGGCTGGTCAACAAACCCGGCGGATACCACCCTTCCCTCATCTCCCTGTTGCAACCAATAGCGCTGACATATGGCACGTTGTTACACACCTACCGCAGCCGCTCCAGCCGGGAGAGCCTCGAAATGACGAACCAACAGCTGGTCACCGAACTGCATGCGCTCACCTCTTCCCTCGATGATATTGTATTTGAACTGGATGAAAAACTGGTGTTCACCCGCATCTGGTGCAATCAGCAACACCTGCTGTTTTTCCCGGAACATGAAATATTAGGTAAACCCATGGTGGACTTCGTGGGAGAACATGCCAACGCGTTCCGGCAGCTGGCCGACACCCTGCTGCGCACCGGCGATCCGCAATATTATGAATATGCTGACATCCGGCAGGAAATGCCGTACTGGTATGCCGTGAAAATGCGTATGATGCCCGCCAGCGACAGCTCTCCGCTGCGCCTCCTCATGTTTGTGCAGAACATCACCCAGCGCAAACGCAACGAACTGGAACTGCGACAGGTCAACGCAGACTATGCCCGGAACATCCAGATACTCGATATCACCCAACAGATGGCGCTCATCGGCGGATGGGAGTTTAACCTCATCACCGGACAGGTATTCTGGACCAGGCAGGTATACACGCTGCGCGAACTGCCGGAAAACTATGCCGCCATTTTTAACGACCTGGCGTTCTATCACCCGGAAGACAAACACCTGCTGGAAGAAGCACAGATACAGCTGCTGCGCCACCATCAGCCGTATTGCATCGATCTTCGGCATGTCTCGGCCAAAGGCACCGTCAAATGGGTGCGCACCACAGGGATCCCCGTATTCAACCACGACAAGGTCACCGCTTTCCGGGGTATTATCATGGATATCGACAAACAGAAAAGAGCCGACATAGAACTGGAAAACGCCGCCAGAAGCCGGAGCGAATTCCTGTCTGTCATGAGCCATGAAATCAGAACGCCGCTCAATGCCATCATCGGCATTGCCGGCACGCTGCAGGACCAGCCGTCAACCCTGCACCGCGAACTGCTGCAGAACCTGCACTTCTCCGCCAACCACTTACTGGGTCTCGTCAATGATATCCTCGACCTGAGTAAAATCGAAGCAGGGAAAGTAGAGCTGGAACATATCCCTTTCGACCTGCGGGAGCTGATACAGGGCATCAGCGGCAACTACCAGCCGTTGGCCGTTGCCAAGGGTTTACAAATGCATACCCATACAGATGCAGGCATCCCCCAACTGGTACAGGGAGACCCGGTACGGCTCGGACAGATCCTCAACAACCTCGTCAACAATGCGGTGAAATTCACCAACGAAGGATATGTAGACCTTGAGCTGCACATCGAAAGCAGCAGCAGTAACCATGTCACGATCGGCTTCAAAATAACGGATACCGGCATCGGTATCCCGCCCCATTTACAGGATAGTATCTTCGATACTTTTGTACAGGGCGATTCTGCTACCACCAGGGAATACGGCGGTACCGGCCTCGGTCTGGCCATCACCCGTAAACTGGTAGAGCTGATGAACAGCAGGATCACGGTAGAAAGCCAGCTGCAAGAGGGCACCTCCTTCCGGTTCTCCGTTACCTTCCAGGTACCCGCCGCCCAGGACATACCCGCACGGGAAGCCTGCATCGATCCGGCGAATATGCTGACCGGTATGCAGATGCTGGTAGTGGAAGACAATAAAATCAACCGGCAGGTGATGCAGCTGCAACTCAATAAAACCGGGGCCACTGTTACCCTCGCGGTCAACGGGAAAGAAGCTATCGCCAAAATGCAGGAACAGGCTTTCGATGGCATCATGCTCGACCTGCATATGCCTGAAATGAACGGCTACGAAACCATTCCATGGATACGCCAGCTGCAGCCCAACGCTTTTATCCTGGTGCTCACCGCCGATATTATGCCCGAAGCCACCGAAAAGCTGCGCCAGCTGGGAATCAGGGATATGCTGCCCAAACCGTACAAGGCCGAAGAGCTGTACCGGGTGCTTAACAGGTATAAAAAATGA
- a CDS encoding DUF4974 domain-containing protein, whose amino-acid sequence MSDKETKELFDLMDQVPNARRVAREYRRLMKEGKLDPKKDVTDAGAGWLAIEDELNQGDEAKSYNYTVPGICISIILAGLCLSGWWQNRHEKEVVRQLAFNERAGAALRGPHELQMAGATRRKDGVYTFHDASLNEIRGMIDKRFAIKVIFDEPEMSLRRFTGCMDPCQSLDAFMNVVKYSSAVDYYFQGSTLHIRASQ is encoded by the coding sequence TTGAGCGACAAAGAAACCAAAGAGCTGTTTGACCTGATGGACCAGGTACCCAATGCACGGAGGGTGGCCCGGGAATACCGGCGTTTGATGAAGGAAGGTAAGCTGGATCCGAAAAAAGATGTAACGGATGCCGGCGCCGGGTGGCTGGCGATAGAGGATGAGTTAAATCAGGGCGATGAGGCTAAATCGTATAACTACACCGTACCCGGCATATGTATCAGCATCATCCTGGCGGGGTTGTGCCTGAGCGGTTGGTGGCAAAACAGGCATGAAAAGGAGGTGGTCCGTCAGCTGGCCTTTAACGAAAGGGCGGGGGCGGCGTTACGTGGCCCGCATGAGCTGCAGATGGCAGGTGCAACCAGAAGGAAGGACGGCGTGTATACTTTTCACGATGCTTCTCTGAATGAGATCCGGGGAATGATTGACAAACGTTTTGCGATCAAGGTAATTTTTGATGAGCCGGAGATGTCTTTGCGCCGGTTTACGGGTTGCATGGACCCATGCCAGTCGCTGGACGCGTTTATGAACGTGGTAAAATACAGCAGTGCCGTGGATTACTATTTCCAGGGTTCTACGCTCCATATCCGCGCTTCGCAGTAA
- a CDS encoding LTA synthase family protein codes for MKSVQNRYAVLFGFAGLFLVLSFLVRTALLIWAFPQAGLSITGILSTYAKGFVFDAGIALFFTIAYALYLLLLPQKLNNSLFNRVFTYTGFFLALMIVIFSFFAEFTFWGEYAGRFDFIAVDYLIYTYEVISNINQSYPLPLLIGGVLLATALLTWWCSRRGMFRNSFRSRTPFPKRMAIFALLLGGLLMHVFLISNTWAEKSKNRYQQELSKAGIYSFVSAYLNNELAYDKYYLLEDDNKAFATMRQQLQSPDARYLGNGHSIYRSITDTLAPVKPNIIMVTIESFSADFMTRFGNKGNITPVLDSIAQNSILFTNMYATGTRTVRGMEALTLAVPPTPGQSIVRRRNNENLFSAATIFRKSGYEATFFYGGDGYFDNMNKFFGNNGYDITDRLRHRLVDDQLAGKRTNIPDSAVQFENAWGICDEDIYKAAIKSADEKYAAGKPFYDFIMTTSNHRPFTYPGGKIDIPSGTSREGAVKYTDYAIGRFLKAIQDKPWYKNTVIIFVADHCASSAGKNEIEVSKYHIPCIFFNVPGAAPQEIPVMCSQIDIYPTLLKMLHWSYNSNFYGKNVLDSSYQPRAMVSTYQKLAYLETGKMVILSPQQKAQCFSWNPARNEEQPAPMDSTLLSHSVAHYQTAYSLFKNNGMRK; via the coding sequence ATGAAATCTGTCCAAAATCGGTATGCCGTCCTCTTCGGTTTTGCCGGCCTGTTCCTCGTACTATCCTTTTTAGTACGTACCGCGTTGTTAATCTGGGCTTTCCCGCAAGCGGGGCTTTCCATCACCGGTATCCTTTCCACCTATGCAAAAGGCTTCGTGTTCGATGCAGGCATCGCCCTCTTCTTCACCATCGCCTATGCCCTATACCTGTTGCTGCTGCCGCAAAAGCTCAACAACAGCCTCTTTAACCGCGTATTCACCTACACCGGTTTTTTCCTGGCCCTGATGATCGTGATCTTTTCGTTCTTCGCGGAGTTCACCTTCTGGGGCGAGTACGCCGGCCGGTTCGACTTTATCGCGGTAGACTATCTCATCTACACCTATGAGGTCATCAGCAACATCAACCAGTCATACCCGCTGCCTTTATTGATTGGCGGCGTATTGCTGGCCACCGCGCTGCTCACCTGGTGGTGCAGCCGCCGGGGCATGTTCCGCAACAGCTTCCGGTCACGCACCCCCTTCCCTAAAAGGATGGCCATCTTTGCGCTCCTGCTGGGCGGCCTGCTGATGCATGTTTTCCTGATCAGCAACACCTGGGCGGAGAAAAGCAAAAACCGTTATCAGCAGGAACTGTCCAAAGCAGGCATCTACTCTTTTGTTTCTGCCTATCTCAACAATGAACTGGCGTACGATAAATACTACCTGCTGGAAGATGACAACAAAGCTTTTGCCACCATGCGCCAACAGCTGCAGTCACCCGATGCCCGGTACCTCGGCAACGGCCACAGTATCTACCGCAGCATTACCGACACCCTGGCGCCGGTAAAGCCCAACATCATCATGGTCACCATCGAAAGCTTCAGCGCCGATTTCATGACCCGCTTCGGTAACAAGGGAAATATCACTCCCGTGCTCGACAGCATCGCGCAAAACAGCATCCTCTTTACCAACATGTACGCTACCGGCACCCGCACCGTGAGAGGCATGGAAGCGCTGACGCTCGCCGTACCGCCTACCCCCGGCCAAAGCATTGTACGCCGCCGCAACAACGAAAACCTTTTCTCTGCCGCCACGATCTTCCGCAAAAGCGGCTACGAGGCAACCTTCTTTTACGGAGGCGACGGCTACTTCGATAACATGAATAAATTTTTCGGCAACAACGGTTATGATATCACCGACCGCCTGCGGCATCGCCTGGTAGACGACCAGCTGGCGGGCAAACGGACCAACATTCCCGACAGCGCCGTTCAGTTTGAAAATGCCTGGGGTATTTGCGATGAAGACATCTACAAGGCCGCCATCAAAAGCGCCGATGAAAAATATGCTGCCGGCAAACCTTTCTACGACTTTATCATGACCACCTCCAACCACCGGCCCTTCACCTATCCCGGTGGTAAAATCGACATTCCCTCCGGCACCAGCCGCGAAGGCGCCGTTAAATACACCGACTATGCCATCGGCCGGTTCCTGAAAGCTATCCAGGATAAACCCTGGTATAAAAACACGGTCATCATTTTTGTGGCCGACCACTGCGCCAGCAGCGCCGGTAAGAACGAGATAGAAGTCAGCAAATACCACATCCCCTGCATCTTCTTCAATGTGCCCGGCGCCGCGCCACAGGAGATACCGGTCATGTGTTCACAGATCGATATCTATCCTACCCTGCTGAAAATGTTGCACTGGTCCTATAACTCCAACTTCTATGGTAAAAATGTGCTCGACAGCAGCTACCAGCCCCGCGCCATGGTGAGCACTTACCAGAAGCTGGCTTACCTCGAAACAGGTAAAATGGTGATTCTCAGTCCCCAGCAAAAAGCACAGTGCTTCTCCTGGAACCCTGCCAGGAACGAAGAGCAGCCGGCTCCCATGGACAGCACGCTGCTGTCGCACAGCGTTGCTCACTACCAGACCGCCTATTCCCTGTTTAAAAACAACGGTATGCGGAAATAA